A window of the Trichoplusia ni isolate ovarian cell line Hi5 chromosome 4, tn1, whole genome shotgun sequence genome harbors these coding sequences:
- the LOC113493565 gene encoding beta-1,3-galactosyltransferase 6: MFVSFMRRYQIMILGGIFFFYLGCLFTLSFLRLECADALAAKELSDAQSSLNRIEYAVLILSGPDNEVKRDAIRATWMKLATNIFIENGEKLYKWSHTWTEQNVMPEFIKFYFVIGTRGLSETKLMRLDMENKRSNDLLLLDGFEDSYINLATKMLHSLKWLSSYLKNLKYLIKCDDDSFVRVDLIIKDLEAFAPEMNAHELNKYVTYKKDLPSYKGLYWGYFNGRAHVFLNGKWQEKSWFLCDKYLPYAMGGGYVISRSIVDFIARNADLLGHYKAEDVSMGVWTASLDGINRVHDVRFDTEWKSRGCATNMLVRHKQAPRDMFQLYKTLVHTHGNKLCETEISLMKAYFYKWDVSPSMCCNLDIDNNKLV; this comes from the exons atgtttgtatcttTTATGAGAAGATATCAAATTATGATTCTCGGcggtatatttttcttttaccttgGTTGTTTATTCACTCTGAGTTTTCTAAGGCTCGAATGCGCTGATGCTTTAGCTGCCAAAGAATTAAGTGATGCTCAAAGCTCACTGAACAGAATTGAATATGCTGTACTAATCCTAAGTGGCCCTGATAATGAAGTCAAGCGGGATGCTATAAGAGCCACATGGATGAAATTAGcaactaacatttttattgagaaTGGTGAGAAGTTGTACAAGTGGAGTCATACTTGGACTGAGCAAAATGTGATGCCAGAAtttatcaagttttattttgtaattgggACTCGAGGACTTAGTGAAACAAAGCTAATGAGGTTGGACATGGAAAATAAGAGAAGTAATGATCTGCTATTACTTGACGGTTTTGAGGACAGTTATATTAACCTAGCAACGAAAATGCTGCACTCCTTGAAATGGTTAAGCAGTTacttaaaaaaccttaaatatctaataaaatgTGATGATGACTCCTTTGTGAGAGTTGACCTAATAATAAAAGATCTCGAAGCTTTTGCTCCAGAAATGAATGCTcatgaactaaataaatatgtaaccTATAAG AAAGACCTGCCATCATACAAAGGTCTTTACTGGGGTTACTTCAATGGCCGAGCACATGTTTTCTTAAATGGAAAATGGCAAGAAAAGTCTTGGTTCCTGTGTGACAAATACTTACCCTATGCCATGGGCGGCGGTTACGTCATATCGCGCAGCATTGTCGACTTTATTGCTAGAAATGCTGATTTATTGGG ACATTACAAAGCTGAAGATGTCTCTATGGGCGTGTGGACGGCGTCATTAGACGGCATAAACAGAGTCCATGACGTCAGATTTGACACGGAATGGAAGTCAAGAGGTTGCGCAACAAACATGCTGGTACGACACAAGCAAGCCCCAAGGGACATGTTCCAACTTTATAAAACATTAGTCCACACACATGGAAACAAACTCTGTGAGACTGAAATTTCTTTGATGAAAGCTTATTTCTATAAATGGGATGTTTCGCCTAGTATGTGCTGTAACCTtgatattgataataataagcttgtttaa
- the LOC113493566 gene encoding UDP-glucuronic acid decarboxylase 1 — MIRQSLKYRKTLTVLGVLSLLLFLFLILLKDNKGNGMNQRVIDDVQKLNYRGFNPLPKKDTLILSEMEKQIELNPKDDSTKQELLEAKSRIDQLEKKIAILEGRVPQKYPEVKFLGYKERKRILVTGGAGFVGSHLVDVLMTQGHEVIVVDNFFTGRKRNVEHWFGHRNFEMIHHDIVNPLYVEADEIYHLASPASPPHYMQNPVKTIKTNTLGTINMLGLARRVGAKILIASTSEVYGDPMVHPQPESYWGHVNPIGPRACYDEGKRVAETLAYSYAKQEKVAVRVARIFNTYGPRMHVSDGRVVSNFIMQALQNLTITVYGNGRQTRSFCYVSDLVDGLLGLMASSYTLPVNLGNPVENTIQEFAMIIKNLVPGCRSMVATGAAVEDDPQRRRPDITVARDNLHWEPKVSLQEGLQRTIDYFKEELSRTTFYNNQTYMDMKSHH; from the exons ATGATAAGGCAATCTCTGAAATACAGGAAGACATTAACAGTCTTGGGCGTTCTATCTTTAT tactctttttatttttaattcttttgaaAGACAACAAAGGGAATGGAATGAACCAAAGAGTAATAGATGATGTCCAGAAATTGAACTACAGAGGTTTTAATCCACTGCCAAAGAAGgatacattaattttatcagaaatggaaaaacaaattgaactCAATCCAAAAGATGATAGTACAAAACAAGAACTGTTAGAAGCTAAGTCAAGGATAGATCAGTTAGAGAAAAAGATTGCCATTTTGGAAGGAAGGGTTCCACAAAAGTATCCGGAAGTGAAATTTCTAGGGTATAAGGAGAGAAAAAGAATATTG GTAACAGGTGGCGCAGGATTCGTAGGATCGCACTTAGTAGATGTACTTATGACACAGGGCCATGAGGTCATTGTTGTAGACAATTTCTTCACTGGCCGCAAGAGGAATGTAGAACACTGGTTCGGACATCGCAACTTTGAAATGATTCACCATGACATTGTTAACCCCCTATATGTTGAG gcGGACGAAATTTACCACTTAGCTAGTCCTGCAAGCCCACCGCACTACATGCAAAATCCAGTAAAGACAATTAAGACTAATACTTTAGGCACAATCAATATGTTAG gTTTAGCGCGACGAGTAGGAGCTAAGATACTAATAGCGAGTACATCAGAAGTGTACGGTGATCCAATGGTGCATCCACAGCCAGAATCCTATTGGGGACACGTCAACCCTATAG GACCAAGAGCGTGTTACGACGAGGGCAAGCGAGTGGCGGAGACTCTCGCCTACTCGTATGCTAAGCAGGAAAAGGTGGCGGTGAGAGTGGCGCGGATATTCAACACATACGGGCCCAGGATGCACGTATCCGACGGACGAGTTGTCTCGAACTTTATTATGCAAGCATTACAGAATTTGACCATAACC GTTTATGGCAACGGGCGTCAGACCCGGTCCTTCTGTTACGTGTCCGACCTCGTGGACGGACTACTGGGCCTCATGGCCTCTAGCTACACGTTACCTGTTAACCTCGGGAACCCCGTAGAAAATACTATACAAG AATTCGCCATGATTATCAAGAATCTAGTCCCGGGCTGCCGGAGCATGGTGGCGACGGGCGCGGCCGTCGAGGACGACCCGCAGCGGCGCCGCCCCGACATCACAGTCGCCAGAGATAACTTGCATTGGGAACCTAAG GTTTCATTACAAGAGGGTCTACAAAGGACCATTGACTACTTCAAAGAGGAGTTATCACGGACCACATTCTACAATAATCAAACATATATGGATATGAAAAGTCATCATTGA
- the LOC113493567 gene encoding glycerophosphodiester phosphodiesterase GDPD6-like — MYRGLWIVFCYTWAVTYGLPAEPEPSSEPTTPAPDSEFCSPLIIGHRGASGYVPEHTLGSYALAVFLGADYIEPDLVMTSDKQLISRHENELSLGTDVSNHPEFASRRRTQTIDGNEVTGWFTEDFTLAELKTLRAVERIPDIRPGNARLDGAFQIATFQEIIDLAKSLQVSQNRVIGLYPEIKHSTHFRTIGLPLEQAVVDILHKNGYQGASAPVYIQSFEINNLKELKNMTQLRLLQLFDSKSMSPYDQVQQGSNLTYGAMATPEGLREVATYAYAVGPDKSYIIPRDENNNLGEATSFVADAHAAGLKVHPYTFRAENNFLPTEFQSVDRNPTSIGNFTAEIQAFFDAGVDGLFSDQPDIPARTRSPCTK, encoded by the coding sequence atgtatcgcGGTCTGTGGATAGTGTTTTGTTACACATGGGCAGTGACGTACGGATTGCCAGCTGAACCAGAACCCAGCTCTGAACCAACGACACCTGCTCCGGACTCAGAGTTCTGCTCCCCCTTGATAATTGGCCACCGCGGTGCCAGCGGCTATGTGCCAGAACACACCCTCGGTTCCTATGCTCTCGCGGTCTTTTTGGGAGCCGACTACATAGAGCCTGACCTCGTCATGACCAGTGACAAGCAACTGATCTCACGACATGAAAACGAGCTGAGTTTAGGCACCGATGTTTCCAATCATCCGGAGTTCGCTTCACGGCGGAGGACCCAAACTATTGATGGCAACGAAGTCACCGGCTGGTTCACTGAGGACTTTACCCTAGCCGAGTTAAAAACATTACGTGCAGTTGAACGCATCCCTGACATTAGACCTGGAAACGCTCGCTTGGATGGAGCATTCCAAATTGCTACTTTTCAAGAGATCATAGACTTGGCCAAAAGTTTACAAGTTAGTCAAAACAGGGTTATAGGCCTCTACCCGGAAATCAAACACAGCACACATTTCCGTACCATCGGGTTGCCGTTAGAACAGGCAGTAGTGGACATCCTGCACAAAAATGGTTATCAAGGAGCCTCTGCACCAGTTTACATTCAGTCTttcgaaataaacaatttaaaagaactGAAAAATATGACACAGCTTCGTCTACTGCAGCTGTTTGACAGCAAGTCTATGTCGCCTTATGATCAAGTTCAACAAGGGTCTAATTTGACTTATGGAGCAATGGCTACTCCTGAAGGGCTTCGGGAAGTAGCAACCTATGCGTATGCTGTAGGACCTGACAAAAGCTACATCATTCCTCGCGATGAAAACAACAACCTTGGTGAAGCGACAAGTTTTGTTGCGGATGCCCACGCGGCAGGATTGAAAGTGCACCCGTACACATTCAGGGCGGAGAACAACTTCTTGCCGACAGAATTCCAGAGCGTTGACCGAAACCCAACCAGTATAGGAAACTTTACAGCCGAAATACAAGCCTTTTTTGATGCCGGAGTTGACGGCCTCTTTTCTGACCAACCTGACATTCCGGCGCGAACTCGGTCCCCCTGTACCAAATGA